The genomic interval CAGGCGTGGTCGCGCTTCCTCGCGAAGGTCTGTGCTTCGATGCTGCCCGCGGTGGAATCGCCAGGCGAACCCGGCCACGAGGACCGTCTCGCCCGTGGAAGGCCGAGGCCACGGGCTCGCGGGTGGTCGTGTCTCACGAACTACCCAAACCGGCCGTCGCCCGACTGAAAGAATATGGCTACGAGGTGTGGTTCGGATCCGGTGGTGCGATTTCCGTTGCACCTCTGATCCCGGGCTTTCGTGCGGGCCTGCGCTTCTCGCCCAACATGAAGAGCATCAGCATCCGCGGCCGTGTCGGTGTTCTGCTGAGCCGGGTCGCAGGCGGCGAAGCCTGGGCCGAAGACGGCCATCCGTTTCCGGACGATCTCGATGATCCGGCGAGGGCGCTCGTCGTGTGTGCGGAACCGGCGGATCGAGACGTGTTGTTGAGCGCGCTCTCCGGCGTCCTGTAAACCCCGTCCCCGCTGTTGACCTACATCAGTTGGTAGTCGGGGCCCTCTCCGCCTTCGGGCGGCGTCCAGGTGATGGCCTGGTAGGGGTCGGCGATGTCGCAGGTCTTGCAGTGGACGCAGTTCTCATGGTGGATGAAGAGCTGCTTCTTTCCGGGCGTCTCCGGGTCGTCCATCATTTCGTAGACGGCGGCCGGGCAGAAGCTCACGCAGGGGTTGCCGTACTCCTCGGTGCAGACGTCACTGCAGAGATCCTTGTCGGCCACGACC from bacterium carries:
- a CDS encoding electron transfer flavoprotein-ubiquinone oxidoreductase, with amino-acid sequence VVADKDLCSDVCTEEYGNPCVSFCPAAVYEMMDDPETPGKKQLFIHHENCVHCKTCDIADPYQAITWTPPEGGEGPDYQLM